Proteins encoded by one window of Lactobacillus paragasseri:
- a CDS encoding RluA family pseudouridine synthase translates to MTSYHYFLTYPANLGPISVDELMRKLLIPRKWRHFLRTENQILINGHYLPLNFLVKAGDKIDIYLDHVESEQQTYTASGSLPEVVYEDSDILIIDKPAGQKTHPNLNEKDTALNDCATYLGYSPFIVHRLDMLTNGLLLVAKNPAVVPILNRQLTNKTLHREYLAWVSKSNQLKQSGTISLPIGHDPNDQRKRMVRPDGQKAITHYEIVKECENKALVKLTLETGRTHQIRVHLAALNAPIIGDPLYNPNYQKGEGLQLTAYQLTFMRPFKFESKTVKLKQK, encoded by the coding sequence AATTAATGCGCAAATTATTAATTCCAAGAAAATGGCGTCATTTTTTACGTACTGAAAATCAGATTTTAATTAATGGACATTACTTACCACTTAATTTCTTAGTAAAAGCTGGTGACAAGATTGATATTTATCTAGATCATGTCGAAAGTGAACAACAAACTTATACCGCTAGTGGAAGTTTACCTGAAGTTGTATATGAAGATTCAGATATTCTAATAATTGATAAACCCGCTGGGCAAAAAACACACCCGAATTTAAATGAAAAAGACACTGCATTAAATGATTGTGCTACTTATCTAGGCTACAGTCCCTTTATTGTTCACCGCCTTGATATGCTTACAAATGGCTTATTATTAGTGGCTAAAAATCCTGCTGTTGTTCCCATCTTAAACCGGCAATTAACTAATAAAACCTTGCACCGAGAATACTTAGCATGGGTTTCTAAATCAAATCAGTTAAAACAAAGTGGAACAATTTCTTTGCCCATTGGACATGATCCTAATGATCAAAGAAAAAGAATGGTACGACCCGATGGTCAAAAGGCTATTACTCATTATGAAATAGTTAAAGAATGTGAAAATAAGGCACTGGTAAAACTTACTCTAGAAACGGGACGCACACACCAAATTAGAGTTCATTTAGCAGCACTTAACGCCCCTATTATTGGTGATCCTCTGTACAATCCTAATTATCAAAAAGGAGAGGGTTTACAACTAACTGCTTATCAACTTACTTTTATGAGGCCTTTTAAGTTTGAAAGTAAAACTGTTAAATTGAAACAAAAATAA
- a CDS encoding Y-family DNA polymerase translates to MYDYRYEPHRLIFMIDNKSFFASCEALRLGLNPMEACLAVVSRQPDSCWGSGLIMAASPLAKKKYGLHNVMRVRQLPPKWKAPDLKLVEPHMNLYIKRSIQVLDIFRKYAANEDIHMYSIDEGIIDMTDSWRLFGNDPYYVARRIQKDIHDTLGLYTTCGIGENPLLAKLAMDNSAKHKKSMLAFWHYLDVPDTIWKIEKLEDVWGINTRTANRLRKIGINNMYDLAHSKPYLLKKEFGIIGEQLLAESWGVDRSIIRQKYHPKSKSYGNSQTLTRDYFNQREIELVIREIGEQVAARIRAHNLRAGKVSLYIGFSLFQLAETTKRGGFGVQRKITPTNVNHDLVKELIALFRENWHRESVRTISVSYTDLSPDGTQQLNMLEDFDLQIKRYKLDHIVDQIRKEHGFTSLVKASSLLKGATAIERSNLVGGHNGGNAYE, encoded by the coding sequence ATGTATGACTATCGCTACGAACCGCATCGCTTAATTTTTATGATTGACAATAAAAGTTTTTTTGCCTCTTGTGAGGCGCTTCGTTTAGGTCTTAATCCGATGGAAGCTTGTTTAGCCGTTGTATCTAGGCAGCCAGACAGTTGCTGGGGATCTGGCTTAATTATGGCGGCTTCTCCTTTAGCTAAGAAAAAATATGGTTTGCATAATGTCATGCGTGTTCGCCAGTTGCCACCTAAATGGAAAGCTCCCGATTTAAAGCTAGTTGAACCACATATGAATCTTTATATTAAGCGCAGTATCCAAGTCCTAGATATTTTTAGAAAATATGCAGCTAACGAAGATATCCACATGTATTCTATCGATGAAGGGATAATCGACATGACTGATTCCTGGAGGCTCTTTGGTAATGATCCCTATTATGTTGCCCGTAGAATTCAAAAAGATATCCATGATACTTTAGGCCTTTACACTACTTGCGGGATCGGTGAAAATCCTCTTTTGGCCAAACTAGCAATGGATAATTCTGCTAAACACAAGAAATCAATGCTTGCTTTTTGGCATTATCTTGATGTTCCCGATACTATCTGGAAAATAGAAAAATTAGAAGACGTTTGGGGAATTAATACTCGCACTGCTAATCGTTTAAGAAAAATCGGAATTAACAATATGTATGACTTAGCTCACTCCAAACCCTATCTTCTAAAAAAAGAATTTGGGATTATTGGCGAGCAGTTATTGGCAGAAAGTTGGGGCGTCGATCGTAGTATTATCAGACAAAAATACCACCCCAAAAGTAAAAGCTATGGTAACTCTCAAACTTTAACGCGGGATTATTTCAATCAACGTGAAATAGAACTGGTTATTAGAGAAATTGGTGAACAAGTTGCCGCTCGTATCCGCGCCCATAATTTACGAGCTGGCAAAGTTAGTCTATATATTGGCTTTTCTTTATTTCAATTGGCGGAAACTACTAAGCGCGGTGGTTTTGGCGTTCAACGTAAAATTACCCCAACTAATGTAAACCATGACTTAGTAAAAGAACTGATCGCCCTATTTCGTGAAAACTGGCATAGAGAAAGTGTTCGAACCATTAGTGTTAGCTATACTGACTTATCACCTGATGGTACTCAACAATTAAATATGCTTGAAGACTTTGATCTGCAAATTAAAAGATATAAATTAGACCACATTGTTGACCAAATACGAAAAGAACATGGTTTTACTTCGCTAGTCAAAGCTTCTAGCCTCCTTAAAGGCGCAACTGCTATTGAACGCAGTAATTTAGTTGGCGGTCATAATGGTGGTAACGCCTATGAATAA
- a CDS encoding NUDIX domain-containing protein, with the protein MPELNFELQDTQWPKTYIDHDRQIVRAIVVDDEQNFYFVKVQRDDDFGKGTFIETSGGGVEAGEDLTTALKRELKEELGANVDILCKIGVVSDYYNLIHRHNINNYFLCKINSFGKKHLTQAEIEDFHLSTLKLTYDEAVDAYEKQTNAKLGQLITNRELPILKQAEKLISNYK; encoded by the coding sequence ATGCCAGAACTAAATTTCGAATTGCAAGACACGCAATGGCCGAAAACCTATATCGATCATGATCGGCAAATAGTTCGTGCAATTGTGGTTGATGATGAACAGAATTTTTATTTTGTAAAAGTACAAAGAGACGATGATTTCGGTAAAGGTACTTTTATTGAAACATCTGGTGGCGGAGTTGAAGCAGGTGAAGATCTAACTACAGCGCTTAAAAGAGAACTAAAAGAAGAACTGGGCGCAAATGTTGACATTCTTTGTAAAATCGGCGTGGTAAGTGACTACTATAACTTAATTCATCGGCACAACATTAATAATTATTTTCTATGTAAAATAAATTCTTTTGGTAAAAAGCACTTAACACAAGCAGAAATTGAAGATTTTCATTTATCAACTCTAAAACTAACTTATGATGAAGCAGTTGATGCGTATGAAAAGCAAACTAATGCCAAATTAGGACAATTAATTACTAATCGAGAATTACCAATTCTCAAACAAGCGGAAAAACTAATAAGCAATTATAAATAA
- a CDS encoding serine hydrolase domain-containing protein → MHHKKIIVYIFLALCMFSVFLFIVPSGSRIDPGLKNSQKLLKDYMKSNHINGVMLVSGKDGKPIVIQNNETSSKNDIVNANQLFPTASLQKIMTGTAIYNLQQKGQLNWNTPLSKYYPQVSGSSDITIHELMNHTSGLINNARPSEPLKNQEEQIAYMLKYMQNDHLHTWDYQDVDYELLAAIISKESGISYNDYIQKNFAKQLKLRQIKDYSEVKQNEVPQPMSSNVDWHKVVVTTSSDFGAGNLFISPNDYWKFVYNKVLKDPKMINEYAQQARRQAVAYYGGVYFKGDVIRAEGSIPGYNSCFVANYKTKEMIMLFSNNINYLTLKKASDYLLHHYMGEGFGL, encoded by the coding sequence ATGCATCATAAAAAAATTATTGTCTATATCTTTTTGGCGCTCTGTATGTTTTCAGTGTTTTTATTTATTGTGCCTTCGGGAAGCAGGATAGATCCTGGATTAAAAAATTCACAAAAGCTGCTCAAAGATTATATGAAATCAAATCATATCAATGGAGTGATGCTTGTTAGTGGAAAAGATGGCAAGCCAATTGTCATTCAAAATAATGAAACGTCTAGCAAAAATGACATAGTGAATGCGAATCAGCTATTTCCAACTGCTTCTCTTCAAAAGATTATGACAGGAACTGCGATTTATAATTTGCAACAAAAAGGTCAGCTAAATTGGAATACGCCTTTATCTAAATATTATCCACAAGTTTCAGGTAGCAGCGATATAACAATTCATGAACTAATGAATCATACAAGTGGATTGATTAATAATGCTCGTCCGTCTGAGCCGCTTAAAAATCAAGAAGAGCAGATTGCTTATATGCTCAAATACATGCAGAATGATCATTTACACACTTGGGATTATCAAGATGTGGATTATGAATTGTTAGCAGCGATTATTAGTAAAGAAAGTGGCATAAGCTATAACGACTATATTCAAAAAAATTTTGCTAAGCAGTTAAAATTACGTCAAATTAAGGATTATTCTGAAGTTAAGCAAAATGAGGTTCCTCAACCAATGAGCAGCAATGTCGATTGGCATAAGGTAGTTGTGACTACATCATCTGATTTTGGAGCTGGAAACTTGTTTATATCACCTAATGATTATTGGAAGTTTGTGTATAACAAAGTGTTGAAAGATCCTAAGATGATTAACGAGTATGCTCAGCAAGCTAGACGTCAGGCAGTAGCTTACTATGGTGGAGTTTACTTTAAAGGGGATGTTATTCGTGCAGAAGGTAGTATCCCTGGTTATAATTCTTGCTTTGTAGCTAACTACAAAACTAAGGAAATGATTATGTTGTTTTCTAATAATATTAATTACTTAACATTGAAGAAGGCTTCTGATTATCTGCTTCATCATTATATGGGTGAAGGATTTGGATTGTAG
- the rlmD gene encoding 23S rRNA (uracil(1939)-C(5))-methyltransferase RlmD codes for MQKNQIVDLEITDLSYEAMGVAHLDGMTVFVNNALPGEIVSAKILKVKKNFAFAKIEKIKKESPDRINVELRQWVQTGLASLAHIKYDKQLDFKRNQVVNLLHKADLDKIKVGQTLPSPEETGYRNKAQVPVRKVHGKLDIGFFRKHSHDLVPLTNFFTTDPEIDRVLIKVHDILRKNHVPAYDEIHNKGEVRYLDVRRSKATGEIMVILVCLHKDFPQLKKVTKEISEIEGVTSVVLNHNPKKTNVILGKKDYLLWGEPQITDKIGDVSFKISPQSFFQINSLQTPRLYDLAIQKADLKPDDVVIDAYSGIGTIGLSVAKHVKAVQGMEVIKPAVDDANANAKLNGIMNAEYVVGKAEEVMPRWAKEGLKTDVIFVDPPRKGLTPEFIDAAVETDPKKIVYISCNPATMVRDLQLFREQGYDFNEIDPVDMFPQTPHVEAVTVLEKKS; via the coding sequence ATGCAAAAAAATCAAATTGTCGACTTAGAAATTACCGACCTATCTTATGAAGCAATGGGGGTTGCTCACTTAGACGGTATGACTGTCTTTGTAAATAATGCTCTTCCAGGTGAAATTGTTTCAGCTAAAATTTTAAAGGTAAAGAAGAATTTTGCCTTTGCTAAAATTGAAAAAATCAAGAAAGAAAGTCCAGATAGAATTAACGTTGAACTTCGTCAATGGGTTCAAACAGGTCTAGCATCTCTTGCTCATATCAAGTATGACAAGCAGCTTGATTTTAAACGCAATCAAGTAGTGAACTTATTGCATAAGGCTGATTTAGATAAGATTAAGGTTGGTCAGACTTTACCTAGTCCAGAAGAAACTGGCTATCGTAATAAAGCGCAAGTACCAGTTCGTAAGGTTCACGGCAAGCTTGATATTGGCTTCTTTAGAAAGCATTCGCATGATTTAGTTCCGTTAACTAACTTTTTTACCACTGATCCAGAGATTGACCGAGTTTTAATTAAAGTTCATGATATTTTAAGAAAGAATCATGTCCCAGCCTATGATGAAATCCACAATAAGGGTGAAGTGCGTTATCTTGATGTTCGTCGTTCAAAGGCTACTGGGGAAATCATGGTAATTTTGGTTTGTTTACACAAGGATTTTCCACAGTTAAAGAAGGTAACTAAAGAAATTAGCGAAATTGAAGGCGTTACAAGCGTAGTTTTGAACCATAATCCTAAGAAGACTAACGTGATTTTGGGCAAAAAAGACTATTTGCTCTGGGGCGAGCCTCAAATTACCGACAAAATTGGAGATGTTAGTTTTAAAATTTCACCGCAAAGTTTCTTCCAAATTAATTCATTGCAAACTCCGCGCTTGTATGACTTGGCAATTCAAAAGGCTGATCTTAAACCAGATGATGTGGTAATTGATGCTTATTCTGGAATTGGAACAATTGGCTTGTCAGTTGCTAAGCATGTTAAGGCAGTGCAGGGGATGGAAGTTATCAAGCCAGCTGTTGATGATGCTAATGCAAATGCAAAATTAAATGGGATCATGAATGCTGAATATGTTGTTGGTAAAGCAGAAGAAGTAATGCCGCGTTGGGCTAAAGAGGGGCTTAAGACTGATGTTATCTTCGTTGATCCACCAAGAAAGGGATTAACGCCAGAATTTATTGATGCAGCTGTTGAAACTGATCCTAAGAAGATTGTTTATATTTCATGTAACCCAGCTACAATGGTTAGAGATCTGCAATTATTCCGTGAGCAAGGCTATGATTTTAACGAGATTGATCCTGTGGATATGTTTCCCCAAACTCCTCATGTTGAAGCAGTGACGGTGCTTGAGAAAAAATCATAA
- a CDS encoding MFS transporter permease, whose amino-acid sequence MTNILKVEFLKTKHTVVRSLVWLLPLIAILMMTAVFWDNQYSVQLMMGQWSYFWLNMSIALVIGISTYYQKQATKFKEILTSPQDLFTYEIGRIIHGMLQTILMSAVFLVLVICVRFIFSSSEEIRLIAGSIVGILLTSIWLVPFYSWLCRITNLYFALGIGFLSSILAMFLSRTAFSMWWPFDWGMLLNNMWLKGDFAFGTWSLIICSLILGFILSIFSAYSFKKQ is encoded by the coding sequence ATGACTAATATTTTAAAAGTTGAGTTTTTAAAAACAAAGCATACTGTTGTTCGCTCACTAGTTTGGCTTTTGCCATTAATTGCCATTTTGATGATGACTGCTGTCTTCTGGGATAATCAATATTCAGTGCAATTAATGATGGGACAATGGAGTTATTTTTGGTTAAATATGTCAATTGCTCTCGTAATCGGAATTAGTACGTATTATCAAAAACAAGCTACAAAATTCAAAGAAATTTTAACTTCGCCGCAAGATCTTTTTACTTATGAAATTGGTCGCATTATTCACGGAATGTTGCAAACAATTTTAATGAGTGCAGTTTTCTTGGTTTTGGTAATTTGTGTACGATTTATTTTTTCAAGTAGTGAAGAAATTAGATTAATAGCTGGCTCTATAGTTGGAATTTTGCTCACCTCTATTTGGCTAGTTCCATTTTATTCATGGCTGTGCCGCATTACTAACTTATATTTTGCCCTAGGAATTGGATTTTTAAGTTCAATTTTGGCAATGTTCTTAAGTCGGACAGCTTTTAGTATGTGGTGGCCGTTTGATTGGGGAATGCTTTTAAATAATATGTGGCTTAAGGGTGATTTTGCTTTCGGAACTTGGAGCTTAATTATTTGTAGCTTGATTTTAGGGTTTATTTTAAGTATCTTTAGTGCCTATTCTTTTAAAAAGCAATAA
- a CDS encoding ABC transporter ATP-binding protein, which translates to MTDILTTKELGKNFKNKHVLNQINIHVPEGKIYCIMGPNGAGKSTLLKMISGIEKPTEGDINFKGENWKREDLKTIGSLIEEPGLFDNLTVEDNIKLKLKLHHVENKDQEQILNMLGFGDHNQEKVKGFSTGMRQRLGIALAFMGNPDLVVLDEPTNGLDTFGIHELRELLMLEKKQGKTIIIASHMLSEIQKVADRIAILGNGELLLEEDYDQKTDLEDLFISTLEKAGIKHD; encoded by the coding sequence ATGACTGATATTTTAACCACCAAAGAATTAGGCAAAAACTTCAAAAATAAACATGTTTTGAATCAAATCAATATTCATGTTCCTGAAGGAAAAATTTACTGCATTATGGGACCAAATGGAGCTGGTAAGTCAACTCTTTTGAAAATGATTAGTGGAATTGAAAAGCCAACTGAAGGCGATATTAATTTTAAGGGTGAAAACTGGAAGCGAGAAGATTTAAAAACTATTGGTTCATTAATCGAAGAACCAGGCTTATTTGATAATTTAACTGTTGAAGATAATATCAAATTGAAATTAAAGCTGCACCATGTTGAAAATAAGGATCAAGAGCAAATCTTGAACATGCTCGGTTTTGGCGATCATAATCAGGAAAAGGTTAAAGGCTTTTCAACAGGGATGCGCCAACGGCTTGGTATTGCGCTCGCTTTTATGGGAAACCCAGATTTAGTAGTTTTGGATGAACCAACAAATGGCCTTGATACATTTGGAATTCATGAATTACGTGAACTTTTAATGCTAGAAAAAAAGCAAGGTAAAACAATCATTATTGCTAGTCACATGCTTTCTGAAATTCAAAAAGTAGCTGATCGCATTGCAATCTTGGGTAATGGTGAGCTGTTGCTGGAAGAGGATTATGACCAGAAGACAGATTTAGAGGACCTATTTATTTCAACTCTAGAAAAGGCAGGCATAAAGCATGACTAA
- the nhaC gene encoding Na+/H+ antiporter NhaC, producing the protein MKKKVSFLEAIIILLLLLIILGISVIKFGLMPEVPVLFTVCLLVFWLRLRGNDWASIQDGIKEGIGVAIIPIFIFILIGALIGLWIKGSIIPSIMVLGFHLISGQFFVPSVFIVCSIVGLAIGSGFTTISTVGIALFGIGASMNANPALVAGAIISGAVFGDKMSPLSDSTNLSSAVAESELFAHIKNMMWSTIPAFIVSLILFWILGNSGSIDASKINHTVAVLQHNFIITWWAIIPIILMLICAWRKIPAIPTLFLNIAVTVIMIFIQNPHQSLTDLTNLIMKGFVAKTSDSSVNALLTRGGISSMMDTVGLIIATLSLGGLLMKFNIVQTAMEPLVEHLKKPGRLVITTILSGICINLFVGEQYLSVILPGRAFKQAYDRIGLAPLALSRVLEDGGSVINYLIPWGVAGSFAASTLGVPVLAFIPFTFFSLLSPVFSILSGVTGIGLKWQNKAEK; encoded by the coding sequence ATGAAAAAGAAAGTATCTTTTCTAGAAGCAATTATTATTTTACTTTTGCTTTTAATTATTCTAGGCATTTCAGTAATTAAATTTGGTTTAATGCCAGAAGTTCCAGTTTTATTCACCGTTTGCTTATTAGTCTTCTGGCTCAGACTACGTGGAAATGACTGGGCTTCTATTCAAGATGGAATCAAGGAAGGAATTGGCGTTGCTATTATTCCAATCTTTATTTTTATCCTAATTGGGGCCTTGATTGGCTTATGGATCAAGGGCAGTATCATCCCTTCAATTATGGTTCTTGGCTTTCACTTAATTAGCGGACAATTCTTCGTTCCTTCTGTCTTTATTGTTTGCTCAATCGTGGGGCTAGCGATCGGAAGCGGCTTTACTACAATTTCAACCGTTGGAATTGCCCTCTTCGGAATTGGTGCCAGCATGAATGCCAATCCTGCTCTTGTTGCTGGAGCAATCATTTCTGGAGCCGTATTTGGCGATAAAATGTCTCCTTTATCCGACTCTACCAACCTTTCTTCTGCTGTTGCAGAAAGTGAATTATTCGCCCATATTAAAAATATGATGTGGTCAACAATCCCTGCTTTTATCGTTTCTTTAATTCTTTTTTGGATTTTAGGAAATAGTGGCTCAATTGATGCTTCAAAGATTAATCATACTGTCGCAGTTTTACAGCATAACTTCATTATTACTTGGTGGGCAATCATTCCAATTATCTTAATGTTAATTTGTGCCTGGAGAAAAATCCCCGCTATTCCTACTTTATTTTTAAATATTGCTGTTACTGTCATTATGATTTTTATTCAAAATCCTCATCAATCTCTTACTGACTTAACTAACCTCATTATGAAAGGGTTCGTTGCCAAAACTAGCGACTCATCAGTGAACGCTTTGCTGACTCGGGGTGGTATTTCCAGCATGATGGATACGGTTGGCTTAATTATTGCTACCTTATCTCTTGGTGGTTTATTAATGAAATTTAACATTGTTCAAACTGCCATGGAGCCTCTAGTTGAACACCTTAAAAAGCCTGGTCGTTTAGTAATTACTACCATTCTTTCAGGTATCTGCATTAATTTATTTGTCGGTGAACAATACCTATCTGTTATCTTGCCAGGACGCGCCTTCAAGCAAGCATATGACAGAATTGGTCTTGCACCCCTTGCTCTCAGTCGTGTTCTTGAAGATGGAGGCAGTGTAATTAACTACCTAATTCCTTGGGGAGTAGCTGGTTCTTTTGCAGCTTCTACTCTTGGAGTTCCAGTTTTAGCCTTTATTCCATTCACATTCTTTAGCTTACTTTCTCCTGTCTTTTCAATTCTTTCTGGGGTCACCGGAATTGGTTTAAAATGGCAAAATAAGGCTGAAAAATAA
- a CDS encoding SAM hydrolase/SAM-dependent halogenase family protein produces the protein METNHFLVLQTDFGLKDGAVSAMHGVAHLVAPHVVVSDLTHEIPPYDIWAASYRLYQTIKYWPKGTTFVSVVDPGVGSDRKSIAVKTKSGHFIITPDNGSLTHVATYMGLEEVREIDEQKNRLPYSSESNTFHGRDIYAYNGALLADGEKSFEDLGEPLDPASVVKLPLTEAILENNHLKGSIDVLDIRFGSLWTNIPYDLVKKADIKRGDKLTVTITYQGQTYYHDTIPFVTSFADVAIKDPLMYINSLVNVGIALNQASFADTYKIGTGNDWKIDLTRE, from the coding sequence ATGGAAACAAATCATTTTCTAGTACTACAAACCGACTTCGGCTTAAAAGATGGTGCTGTTAGCGCCATGCACGGCGTAGCTCATTTGGTTGCTCCGCACGTTGTTGTTTCAGATTTAACTCATGAGATTCCGCCTTATGATATTTGGGCTGCATCTTACCGCCTCTATCAGACAATCAAGTATTGGCCAAAAGGCACAACTTTTGTTTCGGTAGTTGATCCAGGTGTTGGTTCAGATCGAAAGAGTATTGCAGTTAAAACCAAAAGCGGACATTTTATTATTACACCTGATAACGGCTCATTAACTCATGTTGCAACTTATATGGGACTTGAAGAAGTAAGAGAAATCGATGAACAAAAGAATCGTCTTCCTTATTCTTCAGAAAGTAACACCTTCCACGGCCGTGATATTTATGCTTACAATGGTGCCCTTCTAGCTGATGGTGAAAAATCCTTTGAAGATCTAGGAGAGCCATTAGATCCAGCTTCAGTTGTAAAATTACCACTTACTGAAGCTATATTAGAAAATAATCATCTAAAGGGATCAATTGATGTATTGGATATTCGCTTTGGTTCTTTATGGACGAATATTCCTTATGACTTAGTTAAAAAAGCTGATATCAAACGCGGCGACAAACTTACCGTCACAATTACTTATCAAGGTCAAACTTATTATCATGATACAATACCTTTTGTTACATCATTTGCTGATGTAGCAATCAAAGATCCTTTGATGTACATCAATTCATTAGTCAATGTAGGTATTGCGCTAAATCAAGCTTCATTTGCCGATACCTACAAAATTGGTACTGGAAATGATTGGAAAATTGATTTAACTAGAGAATAA
- a CDS encoding ECF-type riboflavin transporter substrate-binding protein has protein sequence MNKQKGLSVKSVVAIGIGAAIYVILARFTSIPTGIPNTNIEIVYPFLALLATIYGPVVGFSVGFIGHALGDFLMYGQTWWSWVLATAVLGLIIGLYGMRLDLDNGVFTVKQMVGFNVVQIIANVISWLVIAPVGDILIYSEPQNKVFLQGATATITNSLAILILGTILLKAYAATKVKKGSLRKD, from the coding sequence ATGAACAAGCAAAAAGGTTTATCAGTAAAAAGCGTCGTTGCAATTGGTATCGGAGCAGCAATCTATGTTATTTTGGCACGTTTCACATCAATTCCAACTGGAATTCCAAACACTAATATTGAAATTGTCTACCCATTCTTAGCTTTACTTGCCACTATTTACGGACCTGTTGTCGGCTTTTCTGTTGGTTTCATCGGCCATGCACTAGGTGACTTCTTAATGTATGGTCAAACTTGGTGGAGCTGGGTTTTAGCTACAGCTGTTTTAGGTTTGATCATCGGTCTTTACGGTATGCGCCTTGACTTAGATAATGGTGTCTTCACTGTTAAGCAAATGGTTGGCTTCAACGTGGTCCAAATCATCGCTAACGTTATTTCCTGGTTAGTAATCGCACCAGTTGGCGATATCTTAATCTACAGCGAACCTCAAAACAAGGTCTTCTTACAAGGAGCCACTGCAACCATCACTAATTCACTTGCTATTCTTATTTTAGGAACCATCTTGCTTAAAGCTTACGCAGCAACTAAAGTTAAGAAAGGTAGTTTACGTAAAGACTAA